The following are encoded together in the Penaeus chinensis breed Huanghai No. 1 chromosome 20, ASM1920278v2, whole genome shotgun sequence genome:
- the LOC125035962 gene encoding C-type lectin domain family 4 member M-like isoform X2: MRLVVVFPWMVVGTVLSLETSAGSLYDEHFPPLHPNCTQSLTDLILLRQEVQLKELKEEGKVSPRILKQIVDILTDIKNSLNRTSSISCPGNYINFGDTCLYLAKDTDVTWEASRTYCHGLGGDLAVFRDANAFAEALGYVKGSGIPGTADVWVGGNDLSLEGEWMWVSGEDMPRGTPFWGHHNNAREPTGGTSQNCAFLKGQDGFTIHDAPCDWKRKPLCQIKHI; encoded by the exons ATGCGCCTGGTTGTAGTGTTTCCATGGATGGTGGTAGGGACGGTGTTGTCCCTGGAGACCAGTGCGGGCAGCCTCTATGACGAACACTTTCCACCCCTTCACCCTAATTGTACCCAG AGCCTCACAGACCTTATCTTGCTGCGCCAAGAAGTCCAGCTGAAAGAactaaaggaggagggaaaagtgtCTCCAAGGATCTTGAAGCAGATAGTAGACATCTTGACTGACATCAAAAATTCTTTAAACCGCACATCGAGTA TATCCTGCCCAGGTAATTACATAAACTTCGGGGACACCTGTCTGTACCTTGCCAAGGACACCGACGTAACCTGGGAAGCTTCTCGCACCTATTGCCACGGCTTGGGAGGAGACTTGGCCGTGTTCCGAGACGCCAATGCATTCGCAGAGGCTCTTGGATACGTTAAAGGTTCGG GTATTCCAGGGACGGCGGACGTGTGGGTGGGCGGGAACGACCTTTCACTGGAGGGGGAATGGATGTGGGTCTCTGGAGAAGACATGCCAAGAGGGACTCCTTTCTGGGGACATCACAATAA CGCCCGCGAGCCCACTGGCGGAACATCGCAGAACTGTGCCTTCCTGAAGGGTCAGGACGGCTTCACGATACACGATGCTCCCTGTGACTGGAAGCGCAAGCCCCTCTGCCAAATCAAGCACATTTAA
- the LOC125036188 gene encoding lithostathine-1-alpha-like, with the protein MHLTVAVLWMVAVTAWALEENSGSDLYDRHFPPLHPNCTQSLTDLLLLRQEIQLKELKQAEQVSAGILREMADILTDIKGSLTRNNTSTGISCPGNFKNFGETCLYLAKDIEITWEAALLFCQDLGGDLAVFRDANAFANALGYVKASGIAKTANVWVGGNDHTVEGEWRWVSGEDMPRGTPFWGDYNYVREPAQGTAGNCAFLHGPDDFLIHDVPCDWKVIPLCEIGVSRTG; encoded by the exons ATGCATCTTACTGTTGCAGTCCTTTGGATGGTCGCAGTGACGGCGTGGGCGCTGGAGGAAAACAGTGGGAGCGACCTTTACGATAGACATTTTCCGCCACTTCATCCTAATTGTACTCAG AGTCTTACAGACCTTCTCTTGCTGCGCCAAGAAATCCAACTGAAAGAACTGAAGCAGGCCGAGCAAGTGTCTGCAGGGATCCTGAGGGAGATGGCGGACATCTTGACTGATATCAAAGGTTCCTTGACGCGGAACAACACGTCTACAG GAATATCCTGTCCAGGCAACTTCAAAAACTTCGGGGAAACTTGTCTGTATCTTGCTAAGGATATCGAAATAACTTGGGAAGCAGCTCTGCTCTTCTGTCAAGACTTGGGAGGAGATTTGGCCGTGTTCCGAGACGCTAATGCATTTGCAAATGCTCTTGGATACGTTAAAGCTTCAG GCATTGCAAAAACAGCAAATGTCTGGGTGGGCGGAAACGACCATACggtagagggggaatggagatgggTGTCCGGAGAAGACATGCCGAGAGGAACGCCCTTTTGGGGAGATTATAATTA CGTTCGTGAACCAGCTCAAGGTACAGCCGGAAACTGTGCCTTCCTTCATGGCCCTGATGACTTCTTGATACACGATGTTCCCTGTGACTGGAAAGTCATCCCTCTCTGCGAAATCGGCGTTTCAAGAACGGGCTAG
- the LOC125035962 gene encoding C-type lectin domain family 4 member M-like isoform X1, whose translation MRLVVVFPWMVVGTVLSLETSAGSLYDEHFPPLHPNCTQSLTDLILLRQEVQLKELKEEGKVSPRILKQIVDILTDIKNSLNRTSSKVSCPGNYINFGDTCLYLAKDTDVTWEASRTYCHGLGGDLAVFRDANAFAEALGYVKGSGIPGTADVWVGGNDLSLEGEWMWVSGEDMPRGTPFWGHHNNAREPTGGTSQNCAFLKGQDGFTIHDAPCDWKRKPLCQIKHI comes from the exons ATGCGCCTGGTTGTAGTGTTTCCATGGATGGTGGTAGGGACGGTGTTGTCCCTGGAGACCAGTGCGGGCAGCCTCTATGACGAACACTTTCCACCCCTTCACCCTAATTGTACCCAG AGCCTCACAGACCTTATCTTGCTGCGCCAAGAAGTCCAGCTGAAAGAactaaaggaggagggaaaagtgtCTCCAAGGATCTTGAAGCAGATAGTAGACATCTTGACTGACATCAAAAATTCTTTAAACCGCACATCGAGTA AAGTATCCTGCCCAGGTAATTACATAAACTTCGGGGACACCTGTCTGTACCTTGCCAAGGACACCGACGTAACCTGGGAAGCTTCTCGCACCTATTGCCACGGCTTGGGAGGAGACTTGGCCGTGTTCCGAGACGCCAATGCATTCGCAGAGGCTCTTGGATACGTTAAAGGTTCGG GTATTCCAGGGACGGCGGACGTGTGGGTGGGCGGGAACGACCTTTCACTGGAGGGGGAATGGATGTGGGTCTCTGGAGAAGACATGCCAAGAGGGACTCCTTTCTGGGGACATCACAATAA CGCCCGCGAGCCCACTGGCGGAACATCGCAGAACTGTGCCTTCCTGAAGGGTCAGGACGGCTTCACGATACACGATGCTCCCTGTGACTGGAAGCGCAAGCCCCTCTGCCAAATCAAGCACATTTAA